A part of Streptomyces sp. NBC_00557 genomic DNA contains:
- a CDS encoding ATP-binding protein, which translates to MALRSVGNGETTDGEVPPRLVGREAELSLIREQVKGTGRAVLLRGPAGIGKTRLMSAAIDAATEQLARDDACVLTAKCPENGSGAYEVVRSLFAPLHLTEGNTAGHPLLRGSARLALPALTPGRAADAAPADLYAVMQGLYWLTAGLAAERPVVLAVDDLQWCDEASLRWLGFLLRRAEDLPVVLLLTVRTEAEEALPAALEEMADVPSCLTLDVHPLGEEAVGDLLAHALGGRPDAALVDTCMRITGGTPFLVHLVAGRWKERDPRTGPGDEADEAAGLALVARFQIDRLTAERLAVARAVAVLEEETVDTVAALAGTQPEPAQRVVEDLRAAGLLRPDALAYRHDLIREAVLQTLRPAERAALHERAARLLDEAGRSVEEVAVQLMLLPASPEAWMVTALRSAALGAELRGAPATAGQYLTRALRHVPDDLDLLSHSARVFAHIAPGTALGHLEHALSLPADPRTRCRLVLQYGVTSLGAHNSLRAFDLVNETLDVTAGELGTSPADQALRARVEAMVLISGLDETSTVGRVSRRFSDYTPPPGETPEERLLLGMLCALRTLEGRPAAELVPAAERVLRLGDGPRGGWGALGASLTLFLADEIEPVLAALSTLLAQARDRGEAWQCALVSTTRAQLHLWAGNVTQALSDAQFSHDLFDRELRMPTSVSPQCALAAVHVRRGEPEKARQLLDRIQRPRLEQFTLEYHTYLMTRARTREALGDLEGALDDLLRCGDSLAAAGIGNPVLAPWWFDAAQLLARLGREHEGHAVVERVAAPVDEWGTVRARGMLALARGVLTPGDTGLGHLTEAADLLGRSPGRLEHARAEYLLGRRLFDRGDAQGARTRLHRSIDAAVLCGDRMLLDEVRPVLAAARGRLRRGTTSPAESLSGGERQVAERAAAGATNREIAEALFLTQRTVEFHLTSVYRKLGIRGRHEIAAALTDPRADD; encoded by the coding sequence GTGGCCCTGCGCAGCGTCGGAAACGGAGAGACGACAGATGGCGAGGTCCCGCCGCGGCTCGTCGGCCGGGAAGCGGAACTCTCCCTCATTCGCGAGCAGGTCAAGGGCACCGGCCGGGCCGTGCTGCTGCGCGGCCCCGCCGGCATCGGCAAGACCCGGCTGATGAGCGCCGCGATCGACGCCGCGACCGAGCAACTGGCCCGCGACGACGCCTGCGTGCTCACCGCCAAGTGCCCGGAGAACGGCAGCGGCGCCTACGAGGTCGTCCGGTCCCTGTTCGCACCGCTGCACCTGACCGAGGGCAACACCGCGGGGCACCCGCTGCTGCGCGGCAGCGCCCGCCTCGCCCTGCCCGCCCTGACCCCGGGCCGCGCCGCCGACGCCGCCCCCGCCGACCTCTACGCCGTGATGCAGGGCCTGTACTGGCTCACCGCGGGACTCGCCGCCGAGCGCCCGGTCGTCCTCGCCGTCGACGACCTGCAGTGGTGCGACGAGGCGTCGTTGCGCTGGCTCGGCTTTCTGCTGCGCCGCGCCGAGGACCTGCCGGTCGTCCTGCTCCTCACCGTGCGCACCGAGGCCGAGGAGGCGCTGCCCGCCGCGCTGGAGGAGATGGCCGACGTCCCCTCCTGCCTCACCCTCGACGTGCACCCGCTCGGCGAGGAAGCCGTGGGCGACCTCCTCGCCCACGCCCTCGGCGGCCGGCCCGACGCCGCACTCGTCGACACCTGCATGCGCATCACCGGCGGCACCCCCTTCCTCGTGCACCTGGTGGCCGGGCGCTGGAAGGAACGCGACCCGCGCACCGGGCCCGGCGACGAGGCCGACGAGGCAGCCGGCCTCGCCCTGGTGGCCCGCTTCCAGATCGACCGGCTCACGGCCGAACGGCTCGCCGTGGCACGGGCCGTCGCCGTACTGGAGGAGGAGACCGTCGACACGGTCGCCGCCCTCGCCGGCACCCAGCCCGAGCCCGCCCAGCGCGTCGTCGAGGACCTGCGCGCCGCCGGGCTGCTGCGGCCGGACGCCCTCGCCTACCGGCACGACCTCATCCGGGAGGCCGTCCTGCAGACCCTGCGGCCCGCCGAGCGCGCCGCGCTGCACGAGCGCGCCGCCCGGCTCCTCGACGAGGCCGGACGCTCCGTCGAGGAGGTCGCCGTCCAGCTCATGCTGCTCCCGGCCAGCCCCGAGGCCTGGATGGTCACCGCCCTGCGCTCCGCCGCCCTCGGCGCCGAACTGCGGGGCGCGCCCGCCACGGCCGGCCAGTACCTGACGCGCGCCCTGCGCCACGTGCCCGACGACCTGGACCTGCTGTCCCACTCGGCCAGGGTCTTCGCGCACATCGCGCCCGGCACCGCCCTGGGCCACCTCGAACACGCGCTGTCCCTGCCGGCCGACCCCCGCACCCGCTGCCGGCTGGTCCTGCAGTACGGCGTCACCTCGCTCGGCGCCCACAACTCACTGCGCGCCTTCGACCTCGTCAACGAGACCCTCGACGTGACCGCCGGGGAACTCGGCACGTCCCCCGCCGACCAGGCCCTGCGCGCCCGCGTGGAGGCCATGGTGCTGATCTCCGGCCTCGACGAGACGTCCACCGTCGGCCGGGTCAGCCGCCGCTTCAGCGACTACACCCCGCCGCCCGGGGAGACGCCGGAAGAACGCCTGCTGCTGGGCATGCTGTGCGCGCTGCGCACCCTGGAGGGCCGGCCCGCCGCCGAGCTGGTGCCCGCCGCCGAGCGCGTCCTGCGCCTCGGCGACGGCCCCCGGGGCGGCTGGGGAGCCCTCGGCGCCTCCCTCACCCTGTTCCTGGCGGACGAGATCGAGCCCGTCCTCGCCGCGCTGAGCACACTCCTCGCCCAGGCCCGGGACCGCGGCGAGGCCTGGCAGTGCGCCCTCGTCTCCACCACCCGCGCCCAGCTGCACCTGTGGGCCGGGAACGTCACCCAGGCCCTGTCCGACGCGCAGTTCTCCCACGACCTCTTCGACCGGGAGCTGCGGATGCCGACCTCGGTCTCCCCGCAGTGCGCCCTCGCCGCCGTCCACGTGCGGCGCGGCGAACCGGAGAAGGCACGGCAGCTCCTCGACCGGATCCAGCGGCCCCGGCTGGAGCAGTTCACCCTCGAATACCACACCTACCTGATGACCCGCGCCCGCACCCGGGAAGCCCTGGGCGACCTCGAAGGCGCGCTGGACGACCTGCTGCGCTGCGGCGACAGCCTCGCCGCGGCCGGCATCGGCAACCCCGTGCTGGCGCCCTGGTGGTTCGACGCCGCCCAGCTGCTGGCCCGGCTCGGCCGCGAGCACGAGGGGCACGCCGTCGTGGAGCGCGTCGCGGCGCCGGTCGACGAGTGGGGGACCGTCCGGGCGCGCGGCATGCTGGCCCTGGCGCGCGGTGTCCTCACCCCGGGCGACACCGGCCTCGGCCACCTGACCGAGGCCGCCGACCTGCTGGGCAGGAGCCCCGGCCGGCTGGAGCACGCCCGCGCCGAATACCTCCTCGGGCGGCGCCTGTTCGACCGCGGTGACGCCCAGGGCGCCCGGACCCGGCTGCACCGCTCCATCGACGCGGCGGTCCTGTGCGGGGACAGGATGCTCCTCGACGAGGTGCGGCCGGTCCTCGCCGCCGCGCGCGGCCGGCTGCGGCGCGGCACCACCTCGCCCGCCGAGTCCCTCAGCGGCGGCGAGCGCCAGGTCGCCGAGCGCGCCGCCGCGGGAGCCACCAACCGGGAGATCGCGGAAGCCCTGTTCCTCACCCAGCGCACCGTCGAGTTCCACCTGACCAGCGTCTACCGCAAACTCGGCATCCGGGGCCGCCACGAGATCGCGGCAGCCCTCACCGACCCCCGCGCCGACGACTGA
- a CDS encoding helix-turn-helix domain-containing protein — protein MRTYAAATTEPDLLFPAEGAPGNDDADDARRRVQWEIFSALTEVVSGQGDWSTESAARIRAEGRAWARRGGSVDDLLAMLRTMTRRLIDRCTVGGQEQDSLGYEVTVLRLGDAGRRVGRELSCGFFEIGADPAPELPRPAPFAAPAPAPAAGSDSAPGARAVLGVRAPSCTRADIERAFRGHAVTTVLGSPEGAHVLLCDTGQKEAVALARAAHQDLPGEVWIAVHRQDPRTGGTGARELLDESGLSIVDGICATLLALGSPPGVYELDDVLVEYGAAATPAVSERLVRMVEPLHEHPVLWDTLAALIAADGVRHRACLRLGIHRNTLDRRLQRIALLTGQRPEGLRGLATLRAALAVVAVTRLQRSARRAGHDTRAARKHQQQPAAFPPPRRIAAAAS, from the coding sequence ATGAGGACATACGCGGCGGCGACAACCGAGCCTGACCTGCTCTTCCCGGCCGAAGGGGCCCCTGGGAACGACGACGCCGACGACGCTCGGCGCCGAGTGCAGTGGGAGATCTTCTCCGCCCTGACCGAGGTCGTGTCCGGCCAGGGGGACTGGAGCACCGAGAGCGCGGCCCGGATCCGCGCGGAGGGCCGCGCATGGGCGCGGCGCGGCGGATCCGTCGACGACCTGCTCGCCATGCTGCGCACGATGACGCGCCGGCTCATCGACCGCTGCACCGTCGGCGGCCAGGAACAGGACTCCCTCGGGTACGAGGTCACCGTGCTGCGGCTCGGTGACGCGGGCCGCCGGGTCGGCCGGGAACTGAGCTGCGGCTTCTTCGAGATCGGCGCCGACCCCGCCCCCGAACTGCCGCGGCCGGCACCCTTCGCCGCCCCCGCCCCCGCCCCGGCGGCCGGCTCGGACTCCGCCCCCGGCGCCCGCGCGGTGCTCGGCGTCCGGGCGCCGTCCTGCACCCGTGCCGACATCGAGCGGGCCTTCCGGGGCCACGCCGTCACCACGGTGCTCGGCTCCCCCGAGGGCGCCCATGTGCTGCTCTGCGACACGGGCCAGAAGGAGGCCGTCGCACTGGCCCGCGCCGCTCATCAGGACCTTCCGGGCGAGGTGTGGATCGCCGTCCACCGGCAGGATCCCCGAACCGGTGGCACCGGCGCGCGGGAACTGCTCGATGAGAGTGGGCTGTCGATCGTCGACGGCATCTGCGCCACCCTCCTCGCGCTCGGCTCCCCGCCCGGCGTGTACGAACTCGACGACGTCCTGGTCGAGTACGGCGCCGCGGCCACCCCGGCCGTCTCCGAACGCCTCGTCCGCATGGTCGAGCCGCTGCACGAGCACCCCGTGCTCTGGGACACCCTCGCCGCCCTCATCGCCGCCGACGGAGTACGCCACCGGGCCTGTCTGCGCCTGGGCATCCACCGCAACACCCTCGATCGCCGGCTCCAGCGGATCGCCCTGCTCACCGGTCAGCGCCCCGAGGGTCTGCGCGGCCTCGCCACCCTGCGCGCGGCCCTCGCCGTGGTCGCGGTGACCCGCCTCCAGCGCAGCGCCCGCCGCGCCGGACACGACACGCGCGCCGCCCGCAAGCACCAGCAGCAGCCCGCGGCCTTCCCGCCGCCCCGGCGCATCGCCGCAGCGGCCTCCTGA
- a CDS encoding response regulator transcription factor codes for MTRSDTSAKSTVLVVEDESSIASMLTMALQFMGFEVVTAACGSEALDRAARHAPDVILLDVVLPDMDGFEVCRRLRDTGVHTPVLFVTARDAVSDKIRGLELADDYVTKPFDLNEVVARIRAVMRRGREIAPSNSRRLRAGWVELDRDTREVWRHGKPVQLSSTEFALLQYLLENADQVISKAQMLDNVWSYDFQGESGIVETYIYYLRRKLGDTDQTLIHTVRGAGYLVRTSPPSYVTEG; via the coding sequence ATGACCAGAAGCGACACGTCCGCGAAGTCCACGGTGCTCGTCGTGGAGGACGAGTCCAGCATCGCCTCCATGCTCACGATGGCGCTCCAGTTCATGGGCTTCGAGGTGGTCACCGCGGCGTGCGGGTCCGAGGCCCTCGACCGCGCCGCCCGGCACGCCCCGGACGTGATCCTGCTGGACGTCGTCCTGCCCGACATGGACGGCTTCGAGGTCTGCCGGCGGCTGCGGGACACCGGTGTCCACACGCCCGTACTGTTCGTGACCGCGCGGGACGCCGTCTCCGACAAGATCCGCGGCCTCGAACTCGCCGACGACTACGTGACCAAGCCGTTCGACCTCAACGAAGTGGTGGCGCGGATACGTGCGGTGATGCGCCGGGGCCGTGAGATAGCGCCGTCCAACAGCCGCAGGCTGCGCGCCGGCTGGGTGGAACTGGACCGCGACACCCGGGAGGTGTGGCGGCACGGTAAGCCGGTGCAGCTGTCCTCGACGGAGTTCGCGCTGCTGCAGTACCTGCTGGAGAACGCCGACCAGGTGATCTCCAAGGCGCAGATGCTCGACAACGTGTGGAGTTATGACTTCCAGGGCGAGTCGGGCATCGTGGAGACGTACATCTACTACCTCCGGCGCAAACTCGGGGACACCGACCAGACGCTCATCCACACCGTTCGCGGAGCGGGCTATCTGGTGCGCACCAGCCCTCCCTCGTACGTCACGGAGGGCTGA
- a CDS encoding sensor histidine kinase, with protein sequence MGAESGEQAALCPVVRAELVVGVPVMGLLVLGALWCSRRTLLPIREMNRTARRIAEASDQPSERLPSVPRPPRDLQCTADTLNYLLRRIEEGAVRRKQAELRLHELVGAASHELRTPLTTITGYTQLARIGALDDPRRLDQAMEQVQREIQRMNRLVEDLLLLARLSQGGLLEQRPVDLAEVCAEAVARAQSPGARHALRCVTESPTHMVEGDRHRLEQVIGHLISNVLLHTPENTSAEVRLRLDGDRQVIDVVDEGPGVPEAAREHVFEPFFRAENTPPAPDGDPCRGRGLGLSVAAAVVKAHGGTIALRPTERGAWFHVALPALDERARPETASVARAALS encoded by the coding sequence TTGGGTGCGGAGTCCGGCGAACAAGCGGCACTGTGTCCCGTCGTACGGGCCGAACTCGTCGTCGGCGTGCCGGTGATGGGCCTGCTCGTGCTCGGGGCCCTGTGGTGCAGTCGGCGCACCCTGCTGCCGATCCGGGAGATGAACCGGACCGCCCGCCGGATCGCGGAGGCGAGCGACCAGCCCTCCGAGCGGCTCCCCTCGGTTCCCCGACCGCCGCGGGATCTTCAGTGCACGGCCGATACCCTGAACTACCTGCTGCGGCGCATCGAGGAGGGGGCCGTGCGACGCAAGCAGGCGGAGCTTCGGCTGCACGAACTGGTCGGCGCGGCCAGTCATGAACTGCGCACCCCGCTGACGACCATCACCGGTTACACCCAACTGGCCCGCATCGGGGCGCTGGACGACCCGCGCCGGCTCGACCAGGCGATGGAACAGGTCCAGCGCGAGATCCAGCGCATGAACCGGCTGGTGGAGGACCTGCTGCTGCTCGCCCGGCTGAGCCAGGGCGGGCTGCTCGAACAGCGGCCGGTGGACCTGGCCGAGGTGTGCGCCGAGGCCGTGGCCCGGGCGCAGTCCCCCGGCGCCCGGCACGCGCTGCGCTGTGTGACGGAGTCCCCGACCCACATGGTGGAGGGGGACCGTCACCGGCTGGAGCAGGTGATCGGCCATCTCATCTCCAACGTGCTGCTCCACACGCCCGAGAACACCTCGGCCGAGGTACGGCTGCGGCTGGACGGCGACCGTCAGGTGATCGACGTGGTGGACGAGGGCCCGGGCGTTCCCGAGGCGGCCCGGGAGCACGTCTTCGAGCCGTTCTTCCGCGCGGAGAACACCCCGCCGGCGCCGGACGGCGATCCCTGCCGGGGGCGCGGACTGGGGCTGAGCGTGGCCGCGGCCGTGGTGAAGGCCCATGGCGGCACGATCGCCCTGCGGCCGACCGAGCGGGGGGCGTGGTTCCACGTCGCCCTGCCCGCGCTGGACGAGCGGGCCCGGCCCGAGACCGCCTCGGTGGCGCGGGCCGCCCTCTCCTAG